Part of the Intestinibacillus sp. Marseille-P6563 genome is shown below.
CCCATCTGGGCAGCCCCGAGGAGGAACCGAATGATGCAGCAAACCAAGCGCCGCCCCCGCCGGGCTGAGGTCGATGAAAGCCTGTGCGTTGCGTGCGGCTGTTGTGTGAAAGTGTGCCCCAAAGCGGCCATCCATGTGGAAAAGGGCATCTTTGCCCAGGTGGACCCCGGCCTTTGCGTCGGCTGCGGCCTGTGCGCCAAAGCCTGTCCCGCGTCGGTCATCGAGATTCGGGAGGTGGACGCATGAATCAGAAGCATTGGTACGATTATCTCTGGATTTTTTCCGCGACCTATCTCATTTTGGGATTTTTCAACATCCTATTTGCCTGGCTGGGCATGTTGTGTTTTCTGATTCCGCTCATCATCGCCATTGCGGGCGGAAATAAAGCCTATTGCAACCGCTACTGCGGCCGCGGCCAGCTCTTTTCCCTGCTCGGCGGACGGTTCGGCCTGTCCCGCAAGCATAATGTACCGGCATTTCTCAAAAGCAAATGGTTCCGGTACGGATTTTTGACCTTCTTTATGGTCATGTTCGGCCTGATGCTGTTTAACACCTATCTGGTGTTCGCTGGCAGCCGTGACCTCGGTCAGGTCGTCACCCTGCTGTGGACCTTCAAGCTGCCCTGGCACTGGGCCTATCATGGCACGCTGTTTGCCCCCTGGGTGGCGCAGTTCGCGTTTGGGTTTTACAGCGTCATGCTCACTTCGACCGTGCTGGGACTCATTACCATGGTACTGTTCAAGCCGCGTTCGTGGTGTGTGTACTGCCCGATGGGCACCATGACCCAGCTGATCTGCAAAGCGAAAAACCGGTGACTTTGTCACGGTAGAAAACCGACAAACCGGGTATACTAGAATCATCCAAAAAACTTCTACGAAAGGGGCATATGAAAATGTCTGTTCTCCATATTACCAAGAATAACTTCCAGTCCGAAGTGCTGGAATCCGACCGACCGGTCCTGATCGACTTCTGGGCAAGCTGGTGCGGCCCGTGCCGTATGGTTGCCCCCATCATTGAAGAGATCGCTGCCGAAAACGATCGCTTCAAGGTCGGCAAGATCGATGTAGACGCTGAGCCCGAACTGGCGGCACAGTTCCGCATCATGAGCATCCCGACCCTGATCGTTATGCAGGGCGGCAAGGTGGTCAATCAGGCCATCGGCGCTCGCGGCAAGGATGACATCCTCAGCCTGATCCCGTAATGATATTTCCCTGGAAATAAAACAAACCGCCGCAGGTGTTACACCTGCGGCGGTTTTTTCATTCGGCCAGATCGCGCAGCCGTTTGCGGTCGGTGAGTTCCACCACCCCGCGCGCCAGCCGCACCATGCCTTCCGACTGGAAATACTTGAGCATGCGTGTGACCACCTCGCGGGCGGTGCCCATATGGGCGGCGATCTTTTCATGGGTGATGGACAGGGTGTCGGTCTGCTCGATCTGGCTTTCCTCGAGCAGAAAGTCAGCCAGGCGGCTGTCGAACCGCTTGAACAAGATTTGGTCCATGCGCCACATGATTTCGGATAAGCGAGTGGCCATCAGTTCGTTGGTATAGTTGGCGACCACCGCCGATTCCTGCATGATCTGCTGATACAGCCCCGCCGGGATGACCCACATCTCCGCGTCGGTCTCGGCTTCGATGACCACGTCAAATTGCAGGCTGGACAGCATGCACGAAGCGGAAAACAGGCAGATATCCCGCTCGAACAGGCGGTAAAGTGTGACTTCCTTGCCCTCGTCCGAGCGCATAAAGGCGCGCAGCCGTCCGGAGCGGATGACCAGCAGCCCAACACAGTCGGCCGAGCCATTGTGCAGCACCGTCCCCTTGGGCACCTGACGCAAAGAAGCAGCCTCGCGCAGGCGCTGCTGCTGCGCGGGTGTGAGTTTATCCCAGACCGGGAAAAATTGTTCGAGCGGCATCGTCTCTCTCCCCTTGCTGTTTTTCTCTATGATAGCATAGGTATCCGCCAAAAAACAAGTCTGCTGCACTTTATAGCCAACCTCAGAAATCCATATTTGATATATTTTTCTTTCTATGGTATGCTGAACATAGAAAGGGGGCTTCTCCATGAAACAGCGACTTCCCCGGCTCTTCTTAGCCGTGATGACCGTCCTTTGTCTGTGGGGTGCGTGGCTGTGCCCCGTGCATTTGACCCTGCCCGAATCTACCGGCAAACGGCTGGGGGCGGGTCAGATAAATTCTTCGCTCTACACCCCAGACTATCATTCTTCTTTGACCGACTTGACGGACGATGACTGGGACGCCCTGTGCGCGCTCGTCCCGACGCTGGACCTTCGCGTCAGCAGCAAGTTAAATGGCCACAGCGTGTCCGGCACCGCGGGTACAATTGTCCACGATCTTATGGTATCGCATCCGGACAGCTGGTTTTGGTTCCGTGTCAATCTGGTGGACGGCCAAACGCTGGCTTTTGTAGAACACAACGGCACCCGCTACCGCATTTTAAACCCCGAACCGCTCATCGAGTTTTTGCAATCCCGCGTTTCGTTTGATGTATGACCTATCTTTCCCCGCGCCCGTGCGCGGGGAATTTTTTTACACGTGGTTTTTATTTTTTGAAGGCTGGCGTGCTATAATAAGGGCAAGACCCAATTCCAATCAGGAGGTATACCCCCATGAGCCAAACCCTTCCCGCGCGCGCCGATGTGGACGTGCGCTTTACCTGGAACCTTGCCGATATTTTCCCCACCGACGACGCCTGGCGCACCGAACTAAACCGGGTGCGCGGTCAGGTCGAAAAGCTGACCGCCTTTCAGGGCCGTCTGGGCGAAAGCGGCGCGACCCTACTCAAGCTGTTCCGTCTGGAGGATGAACTGTCGCTCTCCATGGACAAACTCGGCAACTATGCCCGCCGCAAATCGGATGAGGATACCCGCAATCCGATCTATCAGGAAATGAGCGCCCAGTTTATGAACCTCGCGGTTTCGATGGGCGAAGCGTCGGCCTTTGAGACCCCTGAACTGCTCGCCATCCCGGACGAGGTGCTCGAAGGCTTCTTTGCCGCAGAACCCGGTCTGGAGCATTACCGTTTAGCCGTCCAGCGGGTACGCCGCCAGAAGGAACACACGCTTTCCAAGGATTGCGAAGCCCTGCTGGCTGCCGCTGGCCCGATGAGCCAGGCCCCGGACGATATTTTCTCCATGCTCAACGATGCCGACATGGTGTTCCCGGACGCGGTCGATACGGACGGCAAGCCCCATCCGGTCACGCACGGTACCTTTGTCCCCCTGCTGCAATCGGCCGACCGCACGCTGCGGCAATCGGCTTTCCAGTCGCTTTACAGCGTATACGGCCAGTTCCGCAACACCTCGGCCGCCATTTTGTCCAGCCAGATGAAGCAGCTCCAGTTCTTCGCCGCGGCGCGGCATTACCCTTCGGCGCTGCACGCCTCGCTCGACCAGACCGAAGTACCGGTGGACATCTACCACAACCTGATTGCCGCCGTGCGCGAAAACCTGCCGGCCATGCACGACTATGTCCGCCTGCGCAAGCGCCTGCTGGGCGTCGAGGACCTGCATTTTTACGACCTCTACACCCCCATGGTCGCCGGGCAGGACGTTAAGGTCGATTATGAAGAAGCCAAACAGCTGGCGCTCGACGCGCTGGCTCCCATGGGCGAAGATTATCTGGCCCTGCTGCGCGAGGGCTTCCAAAACCGCTGGATTGATGTCTATGAAAACCAGGGCAAGCGGTCGGGTGCGTACTCGGCGGGCGCCTATGGCGTACACCCCTATGTGCTTTTAAACTACACCGACACGCTGGATGATGTGTTCACGCTGGTGCATGAAATGGGCCACGCTCTGCATTCCTATCTGTCCAACCAAAAGCAGTCGGTGACGTATGCGAACTACGTGATTTTTGTCGCCGAGGTCGCGTCCACCTGCAACGAAGCGCTGCTCATGCAGCATCTTTTAAAGACCACGACCGACAAGCGCCGCCGCGCCTATCTCATCAACCATTTCCTCGAGCAGTTCCGCGGCACGCTGTACCGGCAGACCATGTTTGCCGAGTTTGAGCTGTGGTGCAGCGAACAGGTCCGCCAGGGCGAAGCGCTCACCGCCGAAGCGCTCTCGGCTAAGTACCGGCAGCTCAACCGTGATTACTACGGCGAGGATATTGTCCTCGATGACGAAATCGCGCTCGAATGGGCACGCATCCCGCATTTCTATTATGATTTCTATGTCTATCAGTATGCCACCGGATTTTCGGCCGCCATTGCGCTGTCGCAGCGCATTTTGCGCGAAGGCAAGCCCGCGGTGGACGATTATCTCGCGTTCCTGTCCGGCGGCTGCTCGGCCGACCCGGTGACGCTCCTCAAGGGCGCGGGAGTCGATATGGCCTCCCCGGCCCCGGTCAGCGATGCGCTCAAACTCTTTGCCGAGCTGACACACGAACTGGAAACCCTCTGCGCCGAATAAAGAGAAAAAAGCCGTCCCACGGGACGGCTTTTTCTTTACTTTCCAGATTGCAGGCAGCCCAGAACATAGGCCGGGTCATTTGTGGTCTTGAGGGTGTGGAGGACTTCCTCATCCTCCAAGGCCGTGCAGATGCTTGCCAGCAAGTCGAGGTGTTCGTCGCCCACCCCGGCGATGCCAAAGACAAGCTGTGCCTTTTCTCCGCCAAAGTCTACACCTTCGGGGTATTGCAGCAGCACCACGCCTGATTTCTTGACACGCGCCTTTTCTTCGCTCGTGCCGTGCGGGATAGCGACGCCCAGACCCATATAAGTAGTGACCAACTTTTCGCGTTCCAGCATGGCGTCGATGTAGGACTCATCCACGCAGCCCTGCTCGACCAACAGACGGCCAGCCGCACGAATGGCGTCTTCCTTGGAAACCGACGCCAGACCGAGCTGGATACCCTCGGCACGCAGCAGCGTATGGTCGAGCGGTACAGCAGGTGCCGCAGCCGGCGTCGCGGCGGGCGCATTCTGCCAGGTCAGCGTGTCATACAGCGCATCCAGATTGGGGTCTGCCAGGAAGTTGGCCAGCGTCACCAGCTGCGCTTGCGGCGCGCAGGCACGGGCACGGTCGGCCAGAATCTCCTGACAGACGACCACATCGGCATCCGACGGGATATTGTCCACACTGGTGTTGGTGACAATCAAATCGGGACGGACTTCCTTGATGCGGTTGCGGAACTTGGTCGCACCCATGGCCGACGAGCCCATACCGGCGTCGCAGGCAAACACGATCTTATGAACCGCCCCGCCCGCAGCCGGAATGGCCTGGCCCTTGGCCTGGGCCTTCATCTGCTGCATCTTATCCTGTGCTTCGTTCAGGTTCTTGGCGCCTGCCATCTTAACGATGGGGGCCGCGATGACGAACGATACCACCGTGGCGATTGCCACGCCAATCCAGCTGATGAGAATCCCGCTCTTGGGCGACATCATGGTGAATGCGATGATCGATCCCGGTGCGGCCGGACCGTTCAGACCGGCATCCATCATGGAGAAGAAAAAGATCGAGCACATATTGCCCACGATGGGCGCCAGGATGACTGCCGGGTTCATCAAGATATACGGGAAGTAAATCTCATGGATACCGCCCAGGAAGTGGATGATGATGGCACCGGGCGCCGAACCCTTGGTCACGCGGTCCTTGGAGAAGAACATGTACGCAAGCAGCACGCCCAGGCCGGGACCGGGGTTGGTTTCCAGCATGTACATGATGGATTTGCCGGCTTCGGCGACCTGTTCGGCGCCGATGGGAGTAAAGACACCATGGTTGATGGCATTGTTGAGGAACAGCACCTTGGCGGGCTCCAGGAAGATGGACACGAGCGGCAGCAGGCTGTGCTCCACCAGGAAGCTGACGCCAGCCGACAGCACGGACAGGATGGTGCTCATGACCGGGCCAATGGCATAATAGCCGATGATGGCCATAATCATGCCAAAGATGCCGACCGAGAAGTTGTTGATGAGCATCTCAAAGCCAGCGGGCATGCGGTTTTCCATCGCCTGATCAAACTTTTTGATGACAAGGCCTGCCAACGGGCCCATAATCATGGCGCCCATGAGCATGGGCTGGCCTTCGGTGCCGCCCACGCCTGCGATGCAGCCCATCACCGCGATGGCGCCCATGACGCGGCCGCGGTCGCCGCCGACCATCTTACCACCCTGTGCCGCGATGAGCACCGGCAGCAGATAGGTGAGCATGAACGGCTGAATGGACGCCAGATTCGCATTCGGAATCCAGCCGGTATCGATGAACAGGGCTGTGATAAAGCCCCAGGCGATAAATGCGCCGATGTTCGGCATGACCATGGCGCTGAGGAATTTGCCAAAACGGGCAATGGCGTTTTTCATGAAGAAAGGCAACTCCTTTTCTCTTTTTCTCTCGGCTTTCGTTTCGTTGCCTTTATTGTACCTGTCCGGCAGCGGCGCGGCAAGGCGAAGATACCCTGGCACTGTCCCGGAACGATGATGCCATTTTTGCGGTTTTCGGCATTTGTGCCCACTGATGCCGGGCGCAGATAGGCAGGGTGCCCAAATCGGTCCGGTATTATCCGGCCCTTTCCGCCGCCGCGGCACCAGCGGCCAGCGCCAAAATTGCGGGAGGAATCCAAGATTTTTCACGTGCTTGTGGTATAATGAACAAAACACCCATTTTAAGAAAGGAGGTGCCCCCGATGGAGCAGCCTACCCGCCTGCCCCGCTTATCCTCCAACGGCAGCCGGCTCATCCGTAAGCTGTCCGAATTGCCGCCCGTCTGGTTCACGGCTGCGGCGCTGGGCGAAAGCGTGGGCGTCAGCCGCCGCACAGTCATGCGCGAGCTGCCGGGCATGGAAAAATGGCTGGCCGCTGCCGGGTTTCGCTTAGTGCGCAGCCCCGGTCAGGGCATCCGCCTGGAAGAAGATGAATCCCGCCGCGCCGCCTTGCGCGTCCTGCTCGATGGCGGTCAGACCGCCCTGTCTCGCCGGGAGCGCATCGACCGGCTGATTGCCCTGCTGTTTGCCGAAGGAGGACCGGTCAAGACCGCCTATCTGGCCCATCAGCTGCAAATCTCCGAACACACCCTGTCGGGCGATCTGGACGCCGCAGCCGCCTGGCTGCTCGCCCGCGGCGTCACGCTGGTCCGCCGGGCCGGAGTGGGCGTCTGGCTGGAAGGTTCGCCCGAAAACCTGCGCCGCGCCATCGGCGTACGGCTGCGCCCCCAGCTGGCCCAGGTGGACTGGCGGCGCTTTTTATCCGACCGTTCGGCCGCTTCGCCTCTGGAACTGCTCGACCGGGATGATATGGCGGCTGTGGTCGGCGTTTTGCAGGATTGGGAACGCAAAGGCCGCTTTTGTTTCAGCGATAGCGCCTTTTTGTCTTTGGTGCTGCACATCACCCTGCTGGCCGGACAGATGCGCAACCAGCCTTCGCCCCAAACCGCCCCGACACGCCAACCGGGAGAACTGCTGGCCGCACTCGAGCAGGCGCTCGGCATCCGCCTGCCCGACGGGGAAGCCGCGTATCTCGACCACTGTCTGCAAGCGGCCTGCGGCAAGCGCGATTGGGATGACCCGTCGGAAATCCATCTGCAATATCTGGCATCGGTGCTCATCCAGGGTATGGAGCGCGAAACCGGCGTGGAACTGACCGGTTTTTCCACCCTGCGCGACGATTTATGCGCCCATCTGCGGCCCATGCTGGTGCGCATCCAGCGGGGTGAGCGCATCGAAAACCCCCAGCTCGAACCCATGCGCACCCAATATCCGGCGCTTTGGCAGGCCATGCGCCGGGTATGCGACCAGGCCGGACAGGCGGCTTCCCTGCCCGAAATCCCGGACGAAGAGGCCTGTTTTCTGGCCATGCACTTTGGCGCGGTGCTCGAAGAATGCGAGCGTACCCGGAGGCGGCTGCGGGCCGTGGTCGTCTGCCCGATGGGCATGGCGACCAGCCGTTTCCTGACCAGCCAGCTGGACCGCGAAGTGCCCGAGATCACGGTCGAGCGCATGTGCCCCATGCGCGGGCTGGACACCGACGCACTGCGCCGGGAAGGCATTGACCTGATTATTTCGACCGTGCCGCTCCAAGCCGATCTACCCCATATCGTGGTCGGCGCGGTCCTGCAGGAAAAAGACCGCATCCAGTTGCGCGGCATCGTGGAGGCCTTCCGCGCACGGCCCGATACCCCGCCCCGGACACAGGCGGCCCCCCAGACCGATGTGCGGTATGCCGGTGCGCTGAGCGCCTGCATCGTGGAACTGCTGGACAATCTGGTCATTCAGGATGTGCCCACGCCCCGCTCGCGCCGCGACTTCATCCGGTATGCCGCGCGGTTGTTCTGTGACACGCCCCGCGGCATCCAAAGCGTGCAGGCAGTTTTGCTCCGACGCGAAGGGCTGGGCGATACTTTCCTGCCGCCCCTGCGGGCGCTGCTGCTGCACGGCAAAACCGATGCGGTCCCCGGCTGCCGCCTGGGGTATCTGCGTCCGGCCACGCCGCTGGCCGAAGCGGGTGCTGTCATCGAGGGCGCAATCGTCATGCTGGCCCCCGCCGGGCCGGAGCCGGTCTGGCAGCAGGTCATGCAGGAGGTCAGCGCCATTCTGGTCGACCGCCCTGCCCTGCTCGACGCGCTGCGCGCCGGGGACCGGGCCCACGCCGTCCGCCTGCTTGAAACCGACCTGAGCCGCCGGTTTTGCTATGAATTGAGCCGCCCTCTCCCTCCGGGATAACCCTCCGGCGCCGTTTGCCTTTGTAAAACGGCGCCGGTCTATTTTTGTGCGAAACTCACAAAAACATTTTTCGGAAACTGTTATTTCAACAATTGCAAACCCGCTTTCTGTGTTGTTATAATACTATCAGGCTTTCGTTTTGAATATTTCGCTGGGCACGCACCCCGCTGCACCGGCAGGAGGTAATTCTGTGATCCATACGGTAACCCTAAACCCTGCGCTCGACAAAACCGTCGAGATCCCCGATTTTACGCTTGATGCGGTCAACCGTATCACCGCCATGCGCACCGACCCGGGCGGAAAAGGGCTGAACGTATCCAAAGTCATTGCCAAGCTGGGCGGTACCAGTACCGCCGTCGGCATTTTGGGCGGCTCAACCGGCCGCCGCATCGCCGACGCCATGGACGCGCTTGGCATCCCGTGCGCCTTCACCTTTGTCGAAGGAGAAACGCGCACCAACCTCAAGGTCATCGACCGCACCCGTCACACCAACACCGACCTCAACGAACCCGGCCTGACCGTCACGCCCGCCCTGCTGGACGAGATGCTCGCCCGGCTGACCGCGGACCTTCGTCCCGGCGACATCGTTGTGCTGTCGGGCAGCCTGCCGAAAGGCGCGCCGGTGGATACCTACGCCACCTGGACCGCTGCCTGTCAAAAAGCCGGTGCGCGGGTCTTTCTGGATGCCGATGGCGAACCGCTGGCCCATGGCCTTGCGGCAAAGCCCTATCTGGTCAAGCCCAACAACCATGAATTGTCCCGCCTGACCGGGCATTCGCTGGAAACAGCCGAGGCCCTGCTGGATGCCGCACGCGGCCTGATCGCTCAGGGCGTGGAACGTGTCGTGGTTTCCATGGGTGGGGACGGCGCACTGTTTGTGGGCCGTGACACCGCCTATCACGCCGAGGGACTGAACGTCCCGGTCGGCAGCACGGTCGGCGCCGGTGACAGCATGGTCGCTGCACTGGCCTATGCCGCTGAACAGGGATTAAGCGATGCAGACACCGTTGCTCTGGCGGTTGCGACCAGCGCTGCCAACGTGATGTGCAGCGGTTCGCAGGCCGCCGAACGCAGCGCGATCGACGCTCTGCTGCCGCAGGTATGTTCCCACACCCTTTGACCCAACCATTGTAAAGGAGAGTATCGAAATATGAAAGCAAAAGCCGTTCGTTTACATGCCGCCAATGACCTTCGCCTGGACACCTTTGAACTGCCTGAGATCAAGGACGATGAAATCCTGGTCAAGGTCGTATCGGACAGCATCTGCATGTCCACCTATAAATGTGCTATTCTGGGCACCGGCCACAAGCGCGTACACCCGGATGTGGCCGACCATCCGGCCATCATGGGCCATGAATTTGCTGGTGATATCGTCAAGGTCGGCGCAAAGCATGCCGACAAGTTCAAGCCCGGCATGAAATTTACCTTGCAGCCCGCGCTCAACTACAAGGGCACCATGTGGTCGCCCGGCTATTCGTATGAATTTTTCGGCGGCGATGCGACCTACTGCATCATCCCGGCCGAAGTCATGGAACTGGGCTGCCTGCTCGAATACACTGGCCGCGCCTATTATGAAGCTTCGCTGGCCGAGCCCATGAGCTGCAGCATCGGCGCGTTCAACGCCTGCTTCCACACCCGCATGGGCGTCTATGAGCACGAAATGGGCATCCGCAAGGATGGCAAGCTGGCTCTGCTGGCCGCCGCTGGCCCGATGGGCCTGGGCGCGCTGACCTATGCCCTGCACCGCGATGTACGTCCTTCGCTGATCGTTGTGACCGACATCAACGCCGACCGGCTGGCTCGGGCAGCCGAACTGTTCCCGGTCGAGGAAGCGGCCAAGGATGGCATCGAACTGCATTTTGTCAACACCGCTGACCTGGCTGACCCGGCCGCGACGCTGCGGGACATCGCAGGTGGCGACGGATTTGACGATGTGTTCTGCTATGCGCCGGTGGCGCAGGTGGTCGAACTGGCCAGCGATATTCTGGGCCGGGACGGCTGCCTGAACTTCTTCGCCGGCCCGACCGACCGCAAGTTTGCGGCCAAGCTCAACTATTACGACGTACACTACAACTCCACCCATGTCATCGGTACCACGGGCGGCAATACGGCGGATATGATCGAATCGCTCGATCTGACCGCAGCTGGCCGTATCAATCCGGCGGTCATGGTCACCCACATCGGCGGACTGGATGCAGCCGCTGAAACCACGCTCAATCTGCCCAAAATCCCGGGCGGGAAAAAACTGATCTATACCCATATCACCATGCCGCTGACGGCCATTGCCGATTTCCGCAGCAAGGGCGCCGAGGATGCACGCTTTACCGCTCTGGCGGATATCGTCGATGCGCATGCCGGATTGTGGTGTCCGGAAG
Proteins encoded:
- a CDS encoding 4Fe-4S binding protein; the protein is MQQTKRRPRRAEVDESLCVACGCCVKVCPKAAIHVEKGIFAQVDPGLCVGCGLCAKACPASVIEIREVDA
- a CDS encoding 4Fe-4S binding protein translates to MNQKHWYDYLWIFSATYLILGFFNILFAWLGMLCFLIPLIIAIAGGNKAYCNRYCGRGQLFSLLGGRFGLSRKHNVPAFLKSKWFRYGFLTFFMVMFGLMLFNTYLVFAGSRDLGQVVTLLWTFKLPWHWAYHGTLFAPWVAQFAFGFYSVMLTSTVLGLITMVLFKPRSWCVYCPMGTMTQLICKAKNR
- the trxA gene encoding thioredoxin — encoded protein: MSVLHITKNNFQSEVLESDRPVLIDFWASWCGPCRMVAPIIEEIAAENDRFKVGKIDVDAEPELAAQFRIMSIPTLIVMQGGKVVNQAIGARGKDDILSLIP
- a CDS encoding Crp/Fnr family transcriptional regulator, whose protein sequence is MPLEQFFPVWDKLTPAQQQRLREAASLRQVPKGTVLHNGSADCVGLLVIRSGRLRAFMRSDEGKEVTLYRLFERDICLFSASCMLSSLQFDVVIEAETDAEMWVIPAGLYQQIMQESAVVANYTNELMATRLSEIMWRMDQILFKRFDSRLADFLLEESQIEQTDTLSITHEKIAAHMGTAREVVTRMLKYFQSEGMVRLARGVVELTDRKRLRDLAE
- the pepF gene encoding oligoendopeptidase F, producing MSQTLPARADVDVRFTWNLADIFPTDDAWRTELNRVRGQVEKLTAFQGRLGESGATLLKLFRLEDELSLSMDKLGNYARRKSDEDTRNPIYQEMSAQFMNLAVSMGEASAFETPELLAIPDEVLEGFFAAEPGLEHYRLAVQRVRRQKEHTLSKDCEALLAAAGPMSQAPDDIFSMLNDADMVFPDAVDTDGKPHPVTHGTFVPLLQSADRTLRQSAFQSLYSVYGQFRNTSAAILSSQMKQLQFFAAARHYPSALHASLDQTEVPVDIYHNLIAAVRENLPAMHDYVRLRKRLLGVEDLHFYDLYTPMVAGQDVKVDYEEAKQLALDALAPMGEDYLALLREGFQNRWIDVYENQGKRSGAYSAGAYGVHPYVLLNYTDTLDDVFTLVHEMGHALHSYLSNQKQSVTYANYVIFVAEVASTCNEALLMQHLLKTTTDKRRRAYLINHFLEQFRGTLYRQTMFAEFELWCSEQVRQGEALTAEALSAKYRQLNRDYYGEDIVLDDEIALEWARIPHFYYDFYVYQYATGFSAAIALSQRILREGKPAVDDYLAFLSGGCSADPVTLLKGAGVDMASPAPVSDALKLFAELTHELETLCAE
- a CDS encoding PTS mannitol transporter subunit IICBA — translated: MKNAIARFGKFLSAMVMPNIGAFIAWGFITALFIDTGWIPNANLASIQPFMLTYLLPVLIAAQGGKMVGGDRGRVMGAIAVMGCIAGVGGTEGQPMLMGAMIMGPLAGLVIKKFDQAMENRMPAGFEMLINNFSVGIFGMIMAIIGYYAIGPVMSTILSVLSAGVSFLVEHSLLPLVSIFLEPAKVLFLNNAINHGVFTPIGAEQVAEAGKSIMYMLETNPGPGLGVLLAYMFFSKDRVTKGSAPGAIIIHFLGGIHEIYFPYILMNPAVILAPIVGNMCSIFFFSMMDAGLNGPAAPGSIIAFTMMSPKSGILISWIGVAIATVVSFVIAAPIVKMAGAKNLNEAQDKMQQMKAQAKGQAIPAAGGAVHKIVFACDAGMGSSAMGATKFRNRIKEVRPDLIVTNTSVDNIPSDADVVVCQEILADRARACAPQAQLVTLANFLADPNLDALYDTLTWQNAPAATPAAAPAVPLDHTLLRAEGIQLGLASVSKEDAIRAAGRLLVEQGCVDESYIDAMLEREKLVTTYMGLGVAIPHGTSEEKARVKKSGVVLLQYPEGVDFGGEKAQLVFGIAGVGDEHLDLLASICTALEDEEVLHTLKTTNDPAYVLGCLQSGK
- a CDS encoding BglG family transcription antiterminator is translated as MEQPTRLPRLSSNGSRLIRKLSELPPVWFTAAALGESVGVSRRTVMRELPGMEKWLAAAGFRLVRSPGQGIRLEEDESRRAALRVLLDGGQTALSRRERIDRLIALLFAEGGPVKTAYLAHQLQISEHTLSGDLDAAAAWLLARGVTLVRRAGVGVWLEGSPENLRRAIGVRLRPQLAQVDWRRFLSDRSAASPLELLDRDDMAAVVGVLQDWERKGRFCFSDSAFLSLVLHITLLAGQMRNQPSPQTAPTRQPGELLAALEQALGIRLPDGEAAYLDHCLQAACGKRDWDDPSEIHLQYLASVLIQGMERETGVELTGFSTLRDDLCAHLRPMLVRIQRGERIENPQLEPMRTQYPALWQAMRRVCDQAGQAASLPEIPDEEACFLAMHFGAVLEECERTRRRLRAVVVCPMGMATSRFLTSQLDREVPEITVERMCPMRGLDTDALRREGIDLIISTVPLQADLPHIVVGAVLQEKDRIQLRGIVEAFRARPDTPPRTQAAPQTDVRYAGALSACIVELLDNLVIQDVPTPRSRRDFIRYAARLFCDTPRGIQSVQAVLLRREGLGDTFLPPLRALLLHGKTDAVPGCRLGYLRPATPLAEAGAVIEGAIVMLAPAGPEPVWQQVMQEVSAILVDRPALLDALRAGDRAHAVRLLETDLSRRFCYELSRPLPPG
- the pfkB gene encoding 1-phosphofructokinase, with protein sequence MIHTVTLNPALDKTVEIPDFTLDAVNRITAMRTDPGGKGLNVSKVIAKLGGTSTAVGILGGSTGRRIADAMDALGIPCAFTFVEGETRTNLKVIDRTRHTNTDLNEPGLTVTPALLDEMLARLTADLRPGDIVVLSGSLPKGAPVDTYATWTAACQKAGARVFLDADGEPLAHGLAAKPYLVKPNNHELSRLTGHSLETAEALLDAARGLIAQGVERVVVSMGGDGALFVGRDTAYHAEGLNVPVGSTVGAGDSMVAALAYAAEQGLSDADTVALAVATSAANVMCSGSQAAERSAIDALLPQVCSHTL
- a CDS encoding zinc-binding dehydrogenase yields the protein MKAKAVRLHAANDLRLDTFELPEIKDDEILVKVVSDSICMSTYKCAILGTGHKRVHPDVADHPAIMGHEFAGDIVKVGAKHADKFKPGMKFTLQPALNYKGTMWSPGYSYEFFGGDATYCIIPAEVMELGCLLEYTGRAYYEASLAEPMSCSIGAFNACFHTRMGVYEHEMGIRKDGKLALLAAAGPMGLGALTYALHRDVRPSLIVVTDINADRLARAAELFPVEEAAKDGIELHFVNTADLADPAATLRDIAGGDGFDDVFCYAPVAQVVELASDILGRDGCLNFFAGPTDRKFAAKLNYYDVHYNSTHVIGTTGGNTADMIESLDLTAAGRINPAVMVTHIGGLDAAAETTLNLPKIPGGKKLIYTHITMPLTAIADFRSKGAEDARFTALADIVDAHAGLWCPEAEEYLLANWVQQ